One part of the Glycine max cultivar Williams 82 chromosome 14, Glycine_max_v4.0, whole genome shotgun sequence genome encodes these proteins:
- the LOC102670228 gene encoding uncharacterized protein — protein sequence MTKKSEKEGVKKTKSELAREKKEVIPCTGKEVPYPLVPSKKDKEQQLAQFLDIFKKLEITIPFGEALQQMPLYSKILKDLLTKKSKYIHSDNIVVEGNCTLIDLGASINLTPLSMCKRLGELEIMPTKMTLQLADHSITKPYGVIEDVLVRVKHFTFPVDFVVMDIEEDTEVPLILGPPFMLTASCVVDMGKKKLEMGIAD from the exons atgacaaaaaagagtgaaaaagaAGGAGTCAAGAAGACAAAGAGTGAGCTTGCACGTGAAAAAAAGGAGGTTATTCCATGTACAGGGAAAGAGGTGCCATATCCTTTGGTACCAtcaaagaaagacaaggagcaaCAATTAGCTCAGTTCCTTgacatcttcaagaaattggagataacAATTCCCTTCGGAGAAGCCttgcagcagatgccactctattCAAAAATTTTGAAAGATCTATTAACCAAGAAGAGCAAGTACATTCACAGTGATAATATTGTTGTGGAGGGAAATTGCA CTCTCATTGATTTGGGGGCCAGTATAAACTTGacgccactctccatgtgcaagAGACTTGGAGAGTTGGAGATTATGCCAACAAAGATGACACTACAACTAGCAGATCATTCTATTACCAAACCATATGGtgtaattgaagatgttttggttagAGTGAAGCATTTTACTTTCCCCGTTGATTTTGTAGTGATGGATATTGAAGAGGACACTGAAGTCCCCTTGATCTTGGGACCTCCCTTCATGTTAACTGCCAGTTGCGTGGTGGATATGGGAAAGAAAAAGTTGGAAATGGGCATAGCTGATTAG